In one Candidatus Nitronereus thalassa genomic region, the following are encoded:
- a CDS encoding DUF748 domain-containing protein has product MRIFKILRILVLIALGLVGLYAAIGFLGVPWAVKKYGVPEVSKILERPVMLRDMSFDPFAFNLKLEGFEIRDTDGSPLVGFEQLFVNFEATSLLSDAYRFDIIRLSLPFGLVKILKDGRLNLAEVGGISGEPSAPEQESSTSLSADEKPFLVDIGLLSIEQGALEFRDESKSPTFIADIVPLQVTLRNFSTRPGNQNSYFLAAELSEGERVQWQGNVSMDPLRSQGQVEISSLRAGSLWEYVEDQFRFEISQGLLDLQVIYDVDMAQDPVGVVLNKGTMTLRNFALRQKGHTDELIVVPSFSIRGIEADVGARQVFIDSIQSRGADVQGWINPDGTVNFQNLFASQENSEVPEEVETSSPQNVDSEGPPWSATIKTISLEEYAVRFEDRQPSKRVPLNIKGLSLQAQNVTTDLQKPIALELGLTFNQSGKLSVSGQVTPDPPRGDLTLALSGVSFAPFQPYLEPYGQFQLVRGSLGLKGRTTFTSQSGQDANVSFSGDITIGDVALVDPVASEEFLKWEQLAFQGMAVESQPPRVSLEEVMVTLPYAKVVKNSEGTLNVERLFSPVEPAAGSSKEEGKTMDGKSLTSENKAATPSPLITINTVRIQNAGVDFMDQAIDPQVVTGIQSLTGTIQGLSSQELSKANVSLEGRVDDVASLKIQGQVNPLQEDLYTDVKVLFQNLDLTTVSPYAGKYIGYPIDKGKLSLDLDYSLSENVLIGENKVQVEQLALGEATGSPDAPSLPVPLAVALLKDRDGRIDIDLPVRGDLNDPEFSYGQLVLQTLVNLITKAATSPFSLVGGLLGGSGEDLSFVQFSPGQAILTERENEKLSTLAMALSERPGLRLEITSSVEPTLDGPALSAAKLEDQIIQLRQQELATSAKGELPSATEVALSSLDQERLLKKLYMEKFGEELGKESVTDNASTKNAPGVSEESLKGSGPGTTPKPGFNENMPTTEKMRLRLLKTIQVSDDELRLLGQDRAKSIRDHLVEQENIPEERIFLVEPNLTSEAEGQSIRTNLTLTAQ; this is encoded by the coding sequence ATGCGGATCTTTAAAATTCTCAGAATCCTGGTGCTTATTGCTCTCGGGCTGGTGGGGCTCTATGCCGCGATAGGATTTCTTGGTGTGCCCTGGGCAGTAAAGAAATATGGAGTTCCGGAGGTTTCAAAGATTCTTGAACGTCCTGTGATGTTGCGGGATATGAGTTTTGATCCCTTTGCCTTCAATCTCAAGCTCGAAGGATTTGAAATTCGTGATACCGATGGCTCGCCTCTCGTGGGTTTTGAACAATTGTTTGTGAACTTCGAGGCCACTTCCCTCCTTTCTGATGCCTATCGATTTGATATCATTCGCCTGAGCCTCCCTTTTGGGTTGGTGAAAATCCTGAAAGATGGACGGCTGAATCTTGCGGAGGTCGGGGGAATTTCCGGTGAGCCCTCGGCTCCAGAGCAGGAGTCATCAACCAGTCTTTCCGCAGACGAGAAGCCATTCTTGGTAGACATTGGCCTCTTGTCCATCGAACAAGGGGCTCTGGAGTTTCGTGATGAATCAAAATCTCCCACATTTATTGCTGACATCGTACCGCTTCAAGTGACCTTGAGAAATTTTAGTACGCGTCCCGGGAATCAAAATTCCTACTTTCTGGCGGCTGAGTTGAGCGAGGGAGAACGTGTGCAATGGCAGGGTAATGTGTCCATGGATCCTCTTCGCTCCCAAGGTCAGGTGGAAATCTCCAGTCTGAGAGCGGGATCCCTTTGGGAATATGTTGAAGACCAATTTCGTTTTGAAATTTCTCAAGGGCTCCTAGACTTGCAAGTGATCTATGATGTGGATATGGCCCAAGATCCAGTGGGAGTGGTGTTGAATAAGGGCACGATGACCTTGCGAAATTTTGCTCTTCGTCAAAAAGGACATACTGATGAGCTCATCGTGGTGCCTTCGTTTTCCATTAGGGGAATTGAGGCCGATGTCGGGGCACGGCAGGTGTTTATCGATTCGATTCAATCCCGTGGCGCCGATGTCCAAGGGTGGATCAACCCGGATGGGACCGTGAATTTCCAAAATTTATTTGCGAGCCAAGAGAATTCTGAAGTTCCCGAAGAAGTGGAAACCAGTTCTCCCCAGAATGTTGATTCGGAAGGCCCGCCGTGGTCAGCCACGATTAAAACTATTTCTCTGGAGGAATACGCCGTACGATTTGAGGATCGGCAACCGTCAAAGCGGGTGCCTCTCAATATCAAAGGGTTGAGTCTACAGGCGCAAAATGTGACTACGGATTTACAGAAACCGATTGCTCTAGAATTGGGCCTTACCTTCAACCAGTCCGGGAAATTGTCCGTCAGCGGACAAGTGACGCCGGATCCGCCTAGAGGGGATTTGACGCTTGCACTGTCTGGAGTATCGTTTGCGCCTTTTCAACCTTATTTGGAGCCGTATGGCCAATTTCAATTGGTGCGTGGATCGCTCGGGTTGAAGGGACGTACGACCTTTACGTCCCAATCGGGACAAGACGCAAATGTGAGTTTTTCAGGGGATATCACCATTGGTGATGTGGCTCTTGTTGATCCTGTGGCGTCGGAAGAATTTTTGAAATGGGAACAACTTGCGTTCCAAGGTATGGCCGTGGAATCCCAGCCTCCCCGTGTATCATTGGAAGAAGTAATGGTGACCCTTCCCTATGCCAAAGTGGTGAAGAATTCTGAAGGTACGCTGAATGTGGAGCGATTGTTCTCTCCGGTGGAGCCCGCAGCTGGGTCATCTAAGGAAGAGGGGAAGACAATGGACGGAAAATCCTTAACTTCTGAGAATAAGGCGGCGACGCCTTCGCCGTTGATTACGATCAATACCGTCCGAATTCAAAATGCTGGTGTGGATTTTATGGATCAGGCAATTGATCCTCAGGTTGTGACGGGGATCCAAAGCCTGACGGGAACAATTCAGGGACTTTCTTCTCAGGAATTATCGAAAGCTAACGTGTCGCTAGAAGGACGAGTCGATGACGTCGCTTCACTGAAGATTCAAGGGCAAGTCAATCCTTTACAAGAAGATCTGTACACGGACGTCAAAGTGCTATTTCAAAATCTGGATCTCACCACGGTGTCTCCCTATGCCGGGAAATATATTGGGTATCCTATTGATAAGGGAAAATTATCCTTAGATTTGGATTATAGTCTGTCAGAAAACGTCTTGATTGGTGAGAATAAGGTACAAGTCGAACAATTGGCCTTGGGAGAGGCGACGGGTAGTCCCGATGCACCTTCATTGCCGGTTCCTTTGGCGGTGGCATTACTCAAGGATCGTGACGGGCGCATTGATATTGATTTGCCCGTACGTGGTGACTTAAATGATCCAGAGTTCAGTTACGGTCAATTGGTACTGCAAACCTTAGTCAATCTTATCACCAAAGCCGCGACTTCTCCGTTTTCCCTAGTTGGCGGTTTGTTAGGAGGGAGCGGCGAGGATTTATCCTTTGTTCAATTTTCTCCTGGGCAGGCGATTTTGACTGAACGGGAAAATGAAAAACTTTCAACGTTGGCCATGGCTCTTTCGGAGCGTCCAGGGTTGCGACTGGAAATTACTAGCAGTGTGGAACCGACCCTAGATGGTCCAGCTCTTTCTGCAGCAAAACTTGAAGACCAAATCATACAACTTCGACAACAGGAATTGGCTACATCGGCCAAGGGCGAATTGCCGTCGGCAACGGAAGTGGCACTTTCTTCGTTGGATCAAGAGCGATTGCTCAAGAAGCTGTATATGGAGAAGTTTGGTGAAGAACTGGGCAAGGAGTCAGTGACGGATAATGCGTCCACAAAGAATGCTCCCGGTGTTTCGGAGGAATCCTTAAAAGGAAGTGGGCCAGGTACTACTCCCAAGCCAGGTTTCAACGAAAATATGCCTACCACGGAGAAGATGCGGTTGCGATTGCTCAAAACCATCCAAGTTTCGGATGATGAATTGCGGCTTCTCGGGCAAGACCGCGCGAAAAGTATTCGGGATCACTTGGTGGAGCAAGAAAATATTCCGGAAGAACGTATTTTTCTGGTTGAGCCCAATCTGACCTCTGAAGCGGAAGGCCAATCGATTCGCACCAATCTTACTCTCACGGCACAGTAA